The Chryseobacterium suipulveris genome window below encodes:
- a CDS encoding HNH endonuclease family protein, protein MNIELKEITIRELTEGYHDNEEQGVVGYGGKLDIRPPYQREFIYKDKQRDAVIDTVTKNFPLNVMYWAVREDGNYEVIDGQQRTISISQFIEGDFSTKIGSFPENRGFHNLQQNEKEQILNYKLTVYLCSGTDSEKLEWFKTINIAGEKLTDQELRNAVYSGSWVSDAKRYFSKNGCAAYGLGSDYLVGSPIRQDYLETAIKWISEDQIEKYMAENQRQPNANELWLYFQSVINWIKATFPIYRREMKGIGWGFLYNRFKTQNFDHKKLDEEISRLMQDEDVTNKKGIYDYVLTRNERTLHIRAFSENQKREAFERQNGICVKCGEQFNINEMEADHITPWHEGGKTSAENCQMLCKLDNRLKSGK, encoded by the coding sequence ATGAACATAGAACTTAAAGAAATTACGATTCGTGAATTAACCGAAGGTTATCACGACAATGAAGAACAGGGCGTTGTTGGCTACGGTGGAAAATTAGATATTCGTCCGCCTTATCAGCGTGAGTTTATTTATAAAGATAAACAGCGCGATGCAGTAATTGATACTGTAACCAAAAACTTTCCACTAAACGTAATGTATTGGGCTGTTCGTGAAGATGGCAATTATGAGGTTATAGACGGACAGCAGCGCACTATTTCGATAAGTCAATTTATTGAAGGTGACTTCTCTACAAAAATCGGGTCTTTTCCAGAAAACAGAGGTTTTCACAACTTGCAGCAAAACGAAAAAGAACAAATCCTGAACTATAAATTAACGGTTTACCTGTGCAGCGGAACCGACAGCGAAAAACTAGAATGGTTTAAAACCATCAACATTGCAGGAGAAAAACTTACCGACCAGGAATTGAGAAATGCGGTTTACAGTGGAAGTTGGGTTTCGGATGCCAAAAGATATTTCAGCAAAAACGGCTGTGCTGCTTATGGTTTGGGAAGTGATTATTTGGTAGGTTCGCCGATTCGTCAGGATTATTTGGAAACTGCGATTAAATGGATTTCCGAAGACCAAATCGAAAAATATATGGCGGAAAACCAACGTCAACCGAACGCAAACGAATTGTGGCTCTATTTTCAGTCTGTCATTAATTGGATAAAAGCAACATTCCCCATTTATCGCCGTGAAATGAAAGGAATTGGTTGGGGATTTCTTTACAACCGCTTTAAAACTCAGAATTTTGATCATAAAAAATTAGATGAAGAGATTTCAAGACTGATGCAGGACGAAGATGTCACCAATAAAAAAGGAATTTACGATTACGTTTTAACCCGAAACGAGAGAACTTTACATATCCGTGCCTTTTCTGAAAATCAAAAAAGGGAAGCATTTGAAAGACAAAACGGAATCTGTGTAAAGTGCGGAGAACAATTTAACATTAACGAAATGGAAGCCGACCACATTACACCGTGGCACGAAGGCGGAAAAACTTCTGCCGAAAACTGCCAAATGCTGTGTAAACTGGATAACCGATTAAAATCTGGAAAGTAA
- a CDS encoding ATP-binding protein translates to MIARELSKNIKEDWDNKKAIVLLGPRQVGKTTLIQSLIQDKKALNLNGDDPQTRLQLSDASTNFLMNLVSDYDVLFIDEAQRIENIGLAVKILVDAKLDKQIIITGSSSLELGNEINEPLTGRKWEHHLFPLSWKEVRDEFTFAQAINRLEEFLIYGMYPEVVTSRQKEKVLLELSGSYLYKDILELTDIRKPDVLMKLLNALALQVGSEVSYNEIAKIIGIDRLTVVNYIDLLEKAFVVFRLYPFSTNQRNEITSKPKIYFYDNGIRNAIIGQFSPLISRNDEGELFENFFISEKYKRLNYNGFYGKMHYWRNTQQAEIDYLELNEGKINAYEIKYSPKRKVKFTKSFTEKYHPENTFVVNRDNFWEYL, encoded by the coding sequence ATGATTGCGCGTGAACTAAGTAAAAACATTAAAGAAGACTGGGACAATAAAAAAGCAATTGTTCTTTTAGGTCCGCGTCAGGTTGGAAAAACTACGCTGATTCAAAGTTTAATTCAGGATAAGAAAGCATTGAACCTTAATGGAGACGATCCGCAAACACGTTTACAACTTTCGGATGCATCCACTAACTTCCTGATGAATCTTGTTTCAGATTATGATGTTTTGTTTATTGATGAAGCACAACGCATCGAAAATATTGGATTGGCGGTGAAGATTCTCGTGGATGCAAAACTCGATAAGCAGATTATCATCACGGGTTCTTCTTCATTGGAATTGGGAAATGAAATCAATGAGCCGTTAACCGGAAGAAAATGGGAACATCATCTTTTTCCGTTGTCGTGGAAGGAAGTGAGGGATGAGTTTACATTTGCACAGGCCATCAATCGGTTAGAAGAATTCCTGATTTACGGAATGTATCCGGAAGTGGTCACTTCGAGGCAGAAGGAAAAAGTGTTGCTGGAACTTTCCGGGAGTTACCTGTATAAAGATATTCTTGAACTGACAGATATCCGAAAACCCGATGTCTTGATGAAACTTCTGAACGCACTTGCTTTACAGGTCGGCAGCGAAGTTTCTTATAATGAAATTGCAAAAATTATTGGAATCGACCGGCTTACCGTAGTAAATTATATTGATTTGCTTGAAAAAGCATTTGTTGTTTTTCGGCTTTATCCTTTCTCGACCAATCAAAGGAATGAGATTACATCAAAACCCAAAATCTATTTTTACGATAATGGAATCCGCAATGCAATCATCGGTCAGTTTTCGCCTCTTATTTCACGGAATGACGAAGGAGAGCTCTTTGAGAATTTTTTCATCAGCGAAAAATACAAGCGTCTAAATTATAATGGATTTTACGGAAAAATGCACTACTGGAGAAACACACAACAGGCAGAAATCGATTATTTGGAACTCAATGAAGGAAAAATCAATGCCTACGAAATAAAATACAGCCCGAAACGAAAAGTAAAATTCACCAAGTCATTTACCGAAAAATACCATCCGGAAAATACATTCGTCGTCAATAGGGATAATTTTTGGGAGTATCTTTAG
- a CDS encoding serine hydrolase domain-containing protein, which yields MHKIQYLLFYLLFIMVVSCKSEAEMKADESAKRAAIIDSTVFNFQKIYLKNQIDSVFAKTGFNGNISVYQANEKIYEKENGFMDFSTKSKLDSNSVFAIGSLSKQFTAVLVLLQEEQGKLSTKDLVSKYLDEFKGESFKNITVHQLLNHTSGLNDFGSSLLSKPGEKFNYSNKGFRYLGELVEKVSGKSYDENAKELFAKAGMRNSSTPNLFQGKDFAGAYTGNSNNFQKIDNMPKRLADKEISVAAGGILSTVPDLHRWNDALYNGRILKPESLKEMTEKSADRNHPILGKMGYGFGIMMNPQKPVAYFHTGYVKGSPSLNIYYPETKTSVVILSNIADESKGKNAVFIPHKEVKKVMDVIENSVFELRKEMLKPKN from the coding sequence GTGCACAAAATACAGTATTTATTATTTTATCTTCTTTTTATTATGGTTGTTTCCTGCAAATCCGAAGCAGAAATGAAAGCCGACGAATCTGCAAAACGTGCCGCGATTATTGACAGTACGGTCTTTAACTTTCAGAAAATTTATCTGAAAAATCAGATCGATTCGGTTTTTGCAAAAACTGGGTTTAACGGAAATATTTCTGTTTATCAAGCTAATGAAAAGATTTACGAAAAAGAAAATGGATTCATGGATTTCAGTACAAAATCCAAACTCGACAGCAATTCTGTTTTTGCGATCGGCTCTTTATCCAAGCAGTTTACAGCGGTTTTGGTTTTGCTGCAGGAAGAACAGGGAAAACTTTCAACTAAAGATTTAGTTTCAAAATATTTGGATGAATTTAAAGGAGAATCATTTAAAAACATCACTGTTCACCAATTATTAAATCACACTTCAGGTTTGAATGATTTTGGAAGCAGTTTACTTTCCAAACCCGGTGAAAAGTTTAATTATTCTAACAAGGGATTTCGCTATTTGGGAGAATTGGTGGAGAAAGTTTCAGGGAAATCTTACGATGAAAATGCCAAAGAACTTTTTGCAAAAGCGGGAATGAGAAATTCTTCAACCCCAAATTTATTTCAGGGAAAAGATTTTGCAGGTGCGTATACAGGAAATTCCAATAATTTTCAGAAGATTGACAACATGCCGAAACGACTTGCTGACAAAGAGATTTCAGTTGCTGCAGGTGGAATTTTATCCACCGTTCCCGATCTTCACCGATGGAATGATGCGCTTTACAACGGCAGAATTCTAAAACCCGAATCCCTGAAAGAAATGACCGAGAAATCCGCCGACCGAAATCACCCGATCCTCGGGAAAATGGGTTACGGTTTTGGAATTATGATGAATCCGCAAAAACCTGTCGCGTATTTTCATACAGGTTACGTGAAAGGTTCGCCGTCGCTGAATATTTACTATCCCGAAACAAAAACTTCGGTCGTTATCCTCTCCAACATCGCCGATGAATCCAAAGGGAAAAATGCGGTTTTCATTCCACATAAGGAGGTGAAAAAAGTGATGGATGTGATCGAGAATTCAGTGTTTGAGCTGAGAAAGGAAATGTTGAAACCGAAGAATTAA
- the ruvC gene encoding crossover junction endodeoxyribonuclease RuvC — protein sequence METEKVILGIDPGTTIMGYGIISIKKNKMEMVSIHELILKKYPNHETKLKYIFDKTLALIDEFHPDEVALEAPFFGKNVQSMLKLGRAQGVAMAASLYRNIPITEYSPKKVKMAITGNGNASKEQVAGMLQNLLSLKEFPTKYLDASDGLAVAVCHHFNSGGIANEKSYSGWESFLKQNPDRLK from the coding sequence GTGGAAACCGAAAAAGTCATATTGGGAATCGACCCCGGAACAACCATTATGGGTTATGGGATTATCTCCATTAAGAAAAATAAGATGGAAATGGTTTCCATTCACGAGCTGATTCTGAAAAAATATCCCAATCACGAAACCAAACTCAAGTATATCTTCGATAAAACTCTGGCTTTAATTGATGAATTTCATCCCGACGAAGTTGCTTTGGAAGCACCTTTCTTTGGTAAAAATGTACAGAGTATGCTGAAACTCGGCCGTGCTCAAGGAGTTGCAATGGCGGCGTCACTTTACCGAAATATTCCCATCACCGAATATTCGCCCAAGAAAGTTAAAATGGCCATCACCGGAAACGGAAACGCGAGTAAAGAACAGGTTGCCGGAATGCTCCAAAATCTCTTAAGCTTAAAGGAATTTCCCACCAAGTACCTCGATGCTTCCGATGGTTTGGCAGTTGCGGTTTGTCATCATTTCAATTCCGGTGGTATCGCTAATGAAAAATCCTACTCCGGCTGGGAAAGTTTTCTCAAGCAAAATCCCGATCGGCTGAAGTAA
- a CDS encoding DUF4407 domain-containing protein: protein MKNEKIIPATVNHRMNWFQKFLLVCSGGNIHILRKTPSEWNKFAGIGGIILFTAVFATLSAGYAMFTVFDDLWISVGFAVLWGLMIFNLDRYIVSSIKKTGTWWNQILMAIPRLILAAFLGIIISKPLELKIFEKEVNKQLNTIIQRNKTQLQAEMNGRILQQSGPFETEKKQIQSQIADYQKAYDSATVELEKEILGKQSGLTSGKEGFGPNAKRKSELKEQRRIDLENYQKQMQPRLEYLDKEISKVYNNIETERNKTETFEDRFNGFAARLQALDELGKNSAIIGVAATFIMGLFICLEISPVLVKLISSVGPYDYLLDKTENDFRLYAKEKMEKGNAGTNFRIEDFKENLGK, encoded by the coding sequence ATGAAAAATGAAAAGATAATTCCCGCCACTGTAAACCACCGTATGAACTGGTTTCAGAAGTTTCTGCTCGTATGTTCCGGCGGAAATATCCATATCCTTAGAAAAACTCCGAGTGAGTGGAACAAGTTCGCGGGAATCGGCGGAATCATCCTGTTCACCGCAGTTTTTGCAACGCTTTCTGCGGGTTACGCAATGTTCACGGTTTTCGACGATTTGTGGATTTCGGTGGGTTTCGCCGTTCTTTGGGGACTGATGATTTTCAATCTTGACCGGTACATTGTTTCATCCATCAAAAAAACCGGAACGTGGTGGAACCAAATTTTAATGGCAATTCCGCGTCTTATTTTAGCGGCATTTCTGGGAATTATTATTTCTAAACCTTTAGAGTTAAAGATTTTTGAAAAAGAAGTCAACAAACAATTGAATACGATTATCCAGCGAAATAAAACCCAGCTTCAGGCGGAGATGAACGGTAGGATTCTTCAGCAGTCAGGACCATTCGAGACAGAAAAGAAGCAGATTCAGAGCCAGATCGCTGATTATCAGAAAGCATATGATTCCGCAACGGTGGAGCTTGAGAAGGAAATTCTCGGCAAGCAAAGCGGCTTGACCAGCGGAAAAGAAGGATTCGGTCCCAATGCGAAAAGAAAATCCGAACTGAAAGAACAGCGCCGTATCGACCTCGAAAACTATCAAAAACAGATGCAGCCGCGACTGGAATATTTAGACAAAGAAATTTCCAAAGTTTATAACAACATCGAAACCGAACGAAACAAGACCGAAACTTTCGAAGACCGTTTCAATGGTTTTGCGGCGCGGCTTCAGGCATTGGACGAACTTGGGAAGAACTCAGCGATTATTGGTGTTGCGGCGACTTTTATTATGGGACTTTTTATCTGCCTCGAAATTTCGCCCGTCTTGGTTAAACTGATTTCCTCAGTTGGTCCGTATGACTATCTTTTAGATAAAACCGAAAACGATTTCCGTCTTTATGCCAAAGAAAAAATGGAAAAAGGCAATGCAGGAACTAATTTCAGGATTGAGGACTTTAAGGAAAACCTCGGAAAATAA
- a CDS encoding SCO family protein: protein MKNLILLFFSLIIAISCNKNEEVTKEKSTDSIFYLDSKWQNQDGKTLHLQDLKRKNLVVVMIFTSCKTACPLLVTDMKNIYAKLDQKKIKNTTLVLVSIDPKNDTPEVLKKFAEERNMYGDPWVFLTSNDESVREFANVLAVKYKQISPIEFSHSNIITVFNRNGEMVSQEEGAGINAEAVAKKLNELN from the coding sequence ATGAAAAACCTCATCCTCCTCTTCTTCTCTTTAATCATCGCAATTTCCTGCAATAAAAACGAGGAAGTAACAAAAGAGAAATCTACCGACTCCATTTTCTACCTCGATTCGAAGTGGCAAAATCAGGACGGTAAAACTTTACATCTGCAGGATCTGAAGAGAAAAAACCTTGTCGTGGTGATGATTTTCACGAGTTGTAAAACGGCGTGTCCGCTTTTGGTGACCGATATGAAAAATATCTATGCCAAACTCGACCAAAAGAAAATCAAAAATACCACGCTGGTTTTAGTTTCCATTGACCCAAAAAATGACACTCCCGAAGTCTTGAAAAAATTTGCAGAGGAAAGAAATATGTACGGCGATCCGTGGGTTTTCCTAACCAGCAATGACGAATCGGTGAGGGAATTTGCCAACGTACTCGCGGTGAAATACAAACAAATCTCGCCTATCGAGTTTTCGCATTCCAACATCATCACCGTTTTCAACCGAAACGGCGAAATGGTGAGTCAGGAAGAAGGTGCCGGAATTAATGCTGAAGCGGTAGCCAAAAAACTCAATGAACTGAACTGA
- a CDS encoding formylglycine-generating enzyme family protein, protein MRRGLNILMMLCGIFFYSCNEAGAENLGDFSTEHHKENAITPDVKMVSVKGGKYQPFYGADSSLVEVKDFLLDERPVTNREFLDFVKKNPKWKKSNVKTVFADDTYLKHWKDDETLGDGVNPDAPVTFVSWFAAKAYAKSAGKRLPTIDEWEFVAMADETSANARKKPSYSADIIKLYEVKFREKNPVMHSKPNYHGVYNMFDLVWEWTEDFNSVLTTNDSRTAEYDDKGLFCASAATTATDVLNYASFMRYAFRQSLKANYTVANLGFRCAKDLTTTK, encoded by the coding sequence ATGAGAAGAGGATTAAATATTTTGATGATGCTGTGCGGAATCTTTTTCTATTCCTGCAACGAAGCGGGTGCTGAAAATCTAGGCGATTTCTCAACCGAACACCACAAAGAAAACGCCATAACTCCCGATGTGAAGATGGTTTCCGTTAAAGGCGGAAAATATCAACCTTTCTACGGAGCCGACAGTTCTTTGGTAGAGGTAAAAGATTTCCTGCTCGACGAAAGACCCGTCACTAACCGCGAATTTCTGGATTTCGTGAAGAAAAACCCGAAATGGAAAAAAAGCAATGTGAAAACTGTTTTCGCAGATGACACCTACCTGAAACACTGGAAAGACGACGAAACTCTTGGAGACGGCGTAAATCCCGATGCTCCTGTAACCTTCGTTTCGTGGTTTGCAGCAAAAGCATATGCAAAAAGTGCAGGAAAACGGCTTCCGACGATCGATGAGTGGGAATTTGTAGCAATGGCGGACGAAACTTCGGCGAACGCAAGAAAAAAACCTTCCTATTCAGCGGATATCATCAAACTTTACGAAGTAAAATTCAGGGAGAAAAACCCAGTAATGCACTCAAAACCCAACTATCACGGCGTTTACAATATGTTTGATTTGGTTTGGGAATGGACGGAAGATTTCAATTCGGTGCTCACCACGAATGATTCCCGAACTGCGGAATACGACGACAAAGGATTATTCTGTGCAAGCGCCGCAACCACCGCAACCGATGTGCTGAACTACGCCTCCTTTATGCGATACGCTTTCCGGCAGAGTTTAAAAGCCAATTATACGGTGGCAAATCTCGGTTTCCGATGTGCAAAAGATTTAACAACGACAAAATGA
- a CDS encoding MFS transporter: MKQNNINKWFVAVAATLTHLGLGTVYAWSFFQKPLTETFGWSNSQTAWTFSIAILMLGLTAAWAGTKIEKFGARKLALTGVLLYAAGYLISYFALQYHSLFLLYLGFGFIGGIGLGLAYVTPVAVVSRYFPEKQGVMTGLVVMGFGLGAFVMSKILAPFFMELFNGDLPKVFLSTGLILLLILPFFAYSLRTSETAEILKVDKPDILKEILKFDYALIWLIFMFNIVAGMIFIAFQSPLLQDLMMRGGTTDLETLAKSGATLIAVSAVFNGIGRFFWGSVSDKLGRIRTLQLILLIEILVFAILMFSKNVLIFSIGVCVVLLCYGGGFGILPSLIRERYGAKLMASVYGVTLTAWGIGGIFGPQIAAFMKDHFAADSALYSYSVALGLIATGLVLSLFLRKKTISE, from the coding sequence TTGAAACAGAATAATATCAACAAATGGTTTGTGGCAGTTGCGGCAACGCTCACTCACCTCGGTCTCGGAACGGTTTATGCGTGGAGTTTTTTCCAGAAACCACTTACCGAAACTTTTGGGTGGAGCAATTCCCAAACCGCATGGACTTTCAGCATCGCGATTCTGATGCTCGGATTGACCGCAGCTTGGGCAGGAACAAAAATTGAAAAATTTGGCGCTCGAAAACTGGCTTTAACAGGCGTTTTGCTTTATGCTGCAGGTTACCTTATCTCTTATTTTGCGTTACAGTATCATTCGCTTTTCCTATTGTATTTAGGTTTCGGATTCATTGGCGGAATTGGTTTGGGATTGGCTTACGTCACTCCGGTTGCGGTGGTTTCGCGCTATTTTCCAGAGAAACAGGGTGTGATGACGGGATTGGTCGTGATGGGATTCGGTTTGGGAGCATTCGTGATGTCGAAGATTCTTGCACCGTTTTTTATGGAGTTGTTTAATGGAGATCTTCCCAAAGTCTTCCTTTCGACGGGACTCATATTATTATTGATTCTTCCATTTTTCGCTTACAGTTTAAGGACTTCGGAAACCGCTGAAATTTTAAAAGTTGATAAACCCGATATCCTCAAAGAAATTTTGAAATTTGATTATGCTTTGATTTGGCTCATCTTCATGTTTAATATTGTGGCGGGAATGATCTTCATCGCCTTCCAGTCACCACTTCTGCAGGATTTGATGATGAGGGGCGGAACTACCGATTTGGAAACGCTCGCAAAAAGTGGCGCGACACTGATTGCGGTAAGTGCTGTTTTCAACGGAATCGGGAGATTTTTCTGGGGAAGTGTTTCCGATAAACTCGGCAGGATCAGGACACTGCAGTTGATATTGTTGATCGAGATTTTGGTTTTTGCAATTTTGATGTTTTCCAAAAATGTTTTGATTTTCTCAATCGGAGTTTGTGTGGTTCTGCTTTGTTATGGTGGTGGATTCGGGATCCTTCCGTCACTGATTCGCGAACGATACGGCGCAAAACTGATGGCGTCGGTTTATGGCGTAACTTTGACAGCGTGGGGAATCGGCGGAATTTTTGGACCACAGATTGCCGCTTTTATGAAGGATCATTTTGCAGCGGATTCCGCGCTGTACTCGTATTCGGTTGCGTTGGGATTAATCGCGACCGGGCTGGTTTTGTCGCTGTTTTTAAGAAAGAAAACTATTTCCGAGTAA
- a CDS encoding DUF6759 domain-containing protein — protein sequence MRFLFAVIALSTVISCDMIPINYPVYGNIPGSSPAPVSANEAREFSQLMEADKVNKKKVTAEVLTYLLNDTDPKDTRTAAVITNDSNCDIIVRLVGVKNDKVYNLPVLRKDKNQFVIDKGGYTLKSNICGVSYYSQKIIVEPLILKLNSN from the coding sequence ATGAGATTTCTTTTTGCGGTCATCGCTTTATCTACGGTTATCAGTTGCGACATGATTCCCATAAACTACCCGGTTTACGGAAATATTCCCGGATCCTCGCCGGCTCCGGTTTCTGCAAACGAAGCAAGGGAGTTCAGTCAGTTGATGGAAGCAGACAAGGTGAACAAGAAAAAAGTGACCGCCGAAGTCCTGACCTATCTTCTGAACGATACCGACCCGAAAGACACCAGAACCGCCGCAGTCATTACCAACGATTCCAACTGCGACATCATCGTTCGTTTGGTGGGTGTGAAAAACGACAAAGTCTATAATTTACCCGTTCTGAGAAAAGACAAAAACCAGTTCGTGATCGACAAAGGCGGCTATACGCTGAAATCAAATATATGCGGAGTGAGTTATTATTCTCAGAAAATTATTGTGGAACCGCTTATTCTGAAACTGAACAGTAATTAA
- the guaB gene encoding IMP dehydrogenase — MSIHNKITETAITFDDVLLIPSYSEVLPNQVSLKSRLSDKITLNVPIVSAAMDTVTESDMAIALARVGGIGFIHKNMPITEQAAQVYRVKRSENGMISDPVTLSKDHTLREAKELMANFKISGLPVVDEDNKLIGIITNRDVKYQENLDAKVEELMTKEKLITSGKNTTLEQAKEILLANRVEKLPIVDENFKLAGLITIKDIDNQLEYPNANKDKNGRLIVGAGVGVGEDTIERVSALVKAGVDIIAVDSAHGHSRGVLDKISEIRNNFPELDIVGGNIVTAEAAKDLIEAGANVLKVGVGPGSICTTRVIAGVGVPQLSAIYNVFEYAKTKNVSVIADGGIKLSGDIVKALASGANAVMLGSLLAGTDEAPGEEIIFQGRKFKSYQGMGSLSAMRRGGKERYFQSEAKKFVPEGIEGRVPHKGKLEDVVFQLTGGIRAGMGYCGTKDIETLQNDGKMVMITGSGLKESHPHDVIITQEAPNYSL; from the coding sequence ATGTCTATTCACAACAAAATCACAGAGACAGCCATCACTTTCGATGACGTTCTGCTCATCCCTTCTTACTCAGAAGTATTACCGAACCAGGTTTCCTTAAAATCAAGACTTTCCGATAAAATCACGCTCAACGTTCCCATCGTTTCCGCAGCAATGGACACGGTTACAGAATCCGATATGGCGATTGCATTGGCGAGAGTCGGCGGAATCGGATTTATCCATAAAAATATGCCGATCACGGAACAGGCAGCGCAAGTTTACCGTGTGAAACGTTCGGAAAACGGAATGATCTCGGATCCCGTCACGCTTTCGAAAGACCATACTTTGAGGGAAGCAAAAGAACTGATGGCCAACTTCAAAATTTCGGGACTTCCCGTTGTGGACGAAGATAACAAGCTCATCGGAATCATTACGAACCGAGATGTGAAGTATCAGGAAAACCTCGACGCCAAAGTGGAGGAACTGATGACCAAAGAAAAACTCATCACCTCCGGAAAAAATACTACACTTGAACAGGCGAAGGAAATCCTGCTCGCCAACCGCGTGGAAAAACTTCCGATTGTGGATGAAAATTTCAAACTGGCGGGCTTGATCACTATTAAAGATATCGACAACCAACTGGAATATCCAAACGCTAACAAAGACAAAAACGGACGTCTCATCGTGGGAGCTGGAGTCGGAGTCGGTGAAGACACCATTGAAAGAGTTTCCGCATTGGTAAAAGCCGGAGTTGACATTATCGCGGTGGATTCAGCACACGGACATTCGCGAGGAGTTTTGGACAAGATTTCGGAGATCAGAAACAATTTCCCAGAACTCGATATCGTCGGCGGAAATATCGTAACGGCAGAAGCGGCGAAAGACCTCATCGAAGCAGGCGCAAATGTTCTGAAAGTCGGCGTTGGTCCAGGTTCCATCTGTACGACGAGAGTTATTGCCGGAGTCGGCGTTCCGCAGCTTTCAGCAATCTATAATGTTTTCGAATACGCAAAAACCAAGAATGTCTCCGTGATCGCAGATGGTGGAATCAAACTTTCGGGAGATATTGTAAAAGCACTTGCTTCCGGAGCCAATGCAGTGATGCTCGGTTCGCTTTTGGCAGGAACTGACGAAGCTCCCGGTGAGGAAATTATTTTCCAGGGAAGAAAATTCAAATCTTATCAGGGAATGGGAAGTTTGTCGGCAATGAGAAGAGGCGGAAAGGAAAGGTATTTCCAAAGCGAGGCGAAAAAATTTGTTCCCGAAGGAATTGAAGGTCGCGTTCCTCACAAAGGAAAATTAGAGGACGTGGTGTTTCAGCTTACCGGTGGAATCCGTGCAGGAATGGGATATTGCGGAACGAAAGATATCGAAACACTCCAAAACGACGGCAAAATGGTAATGATTACCGGAAGCGGTTTGAAGGAATCGCATCCACACGATGTGATCATCACGCAGGAAGCACCGAATTATTCGCTGTAA
- a CDS encoding DUF4252 domain-containing protein, which yields MKNILSFSAILILIFSLQSCIVSHRPNMEFVKKSPGMEVMSVNVPTFLAKPFVKKALREDGDEALIPLIKKISDIKVMMVSNVKQNMQTDFANFLNRNNFEEWMSVKKEKEVINFHAKQTGDEIRNLLIAVVSGTEMIYVDVTGKFTADDISRVINFSEKNDVRKMVSQ from the coding sequence ATGAAAAATATTCTATCCTTCTCCGCTATATTAATCCTGATCTTCAGTTTGCAGTCCTGCATCGTTTCGCACCGACCGAATATGGAGTTCGTGAAAAAATCTCCCGGTATGGAAGTAATGAGCGTGAACGTTCCCACTTTTCTGGCGAAACCTTTTGTGAAAAAGGCGCTCCGCGAAGACGGCGATGAAGCACTGATCCCGCTCATCAAAAAAATCTCAGACATCAAAGTGATGATGGTCTCCAATGTAAAGCAAAACATGCAGACCGATTTCGCCAATTTCCTTAACCGAAATAATTTCGAGGAATGGATGAGCGTGAAAAAAGAAAAGGAAGTCATCAACTTCCACGCAAAACAGACCGGCGACGAAATCCGAAACCTGTTGATCGCGGTAGTTTCCGGCACCGAAATGATCTATGTGGATGTAACGGGAAAATTCACCGCCGACGATATTTCGCGAGTCATCAATTTCTCGGAGAAGAATGATGTGAGGAAAATGGTTTCGCAGTAA